From the genome of Yersinia enterocolitica, one region includes:
- the gspD gene encoding type II secretion system protein GspD: MHINNVFLAYGRIFCYFIKITSLTLSKITIVLVFLPLGVNSESFSALFKDADIKEFINTVSKNINKTIIIDPKVQGLVSVRSYELLDQDKYYQFFLNVLDVYGYTVVEMPNNILKVIPSKRAKGSVVPTLRESGETYGDELINRIFPLKHISAKSLAPLLRQLNDNSESGNIIHYEPSNTILITGRAAVVNRLYSIINTFDQAGDIDVEYYKLKHANAVDVTKLVNEIINQTTSNKQEPFNLGRMIADDRTNSVLVSGDSHIRKKAIKMIKELDHQQNSYGNTKVIYMKYAQASKLLEVLTGISQGFLSNKKTNSTGKKQSGNIAIKAYDQTNALVITAEPKMMRELDLVIEKLDIRRAQVLVEAIIVETQNGEGLNLGIQWENKFSGGVNFIPNSGRTRNNSDGLLPMAITGLTAGFYKGNWSGLFTTLATNSNNNILATPSIVTLDNMEAEFNVGQEVPVLTSTQTTSTDRVYNSISRQNVGVMLKVKPQINKGDSVLLEIRQEVSSIADGSDVTANNLGSIFNKRVVNNAVLVKSGETVVVGGLLDKKINKTVNKVPILGDIPFIGGFFRQKKEKIEKSNLILFIKPTILRETNDYNLVTAEKYTEYNHGNTNKPFINSALKYYKERGGEKRNHDDFNKLKKDIRAFYRDVGIEL; this comes from the coding sequence ATGCATATCAATAATGTCTTCTTGGCATATGGTCGTATATTTTGTTATTTTATTAAAATCACATCACTGACACTATCAAAAATAACTATAGTGCTAGTTTTCTTACCACTAGGTGTAAATAGTGAAAGTTTCTCTGCGCTGTTCAAAGATGCAGATATAAAAGAGTTTATTAATACAGTAAGCAAGAATATCAATAAAACTATAATAATAGATCCTAAAGTTCAAGGTTTGGTTAGCGTCCGTAGTTATGAACTATTAGATCAAGATAAATACTATCAATTCTTTCTTAATGTACTCGATGTTTACGGATATACCGTAGTGGAAATGCCTAATAATATCTTGAAGGTAATACCATCAAAACGAGCTAAAGGTTCAGTTGTTCCTACACTAAGAGAATCGGGGGAAACTTATGGGGATGAACTTATCAATAGAATATTCCCACTTAAACATATCTCTGCCAAGAGTCTTGCCCCACTATTGCGCCAATTAAATGATAATTCTGAATCTGGTAATATTATTCACTATGAGCCATCAAATACTATATTAATTACGGGACGCGCTGCTGTAGTAAACCGCTTGTACTCGATAATCAATACATTCGACCAAGCCGGAGATATAGATGTTGAATACTATAAATTGAAACATGCTAATGCTGTTGATGTGACTAAACTAGTCAATGAAATCATAAATCAAACAACTTCCAACAAACAAGAGCCATTCAATTTAGGAAGAATGATTGCTGATGATAGGACTAACTCTGTATTGGTGAGTGGTGATAGCCATATCAGAAAAAAAGCCATTAAAATGATAAAGGAGCTTGACCATCAACAGAATAGTTATGGAAACACAAAAGTTATATATATGAAATATGCTCAAGCATCGAAACTTTTGGAGGTGCTAACTGGCATTAGCCAAGGTTTTCTCAGTAACAAAAAAACAAACTCGACAGGCAAGAAACAGAGTGGAAATATTGCCATTAAGGCATATGATCAAACAAATGCTTTGGTCATTACAGCTGAACCGAAAATGATGAGAGAGTTAGACTTGGTTATCGAAAAGTTAGATATCAGACGAGCTCAAGTCTTGGTCGAGGCCATCATAGTTGAGACCCAAAATGGAGAGGGATTAAACCTTGGCATACAATGGGAAAATAAATTTTCTGGTGGGGTCAACTTTATCCCAAACTCAGGAAGGACAAGAAATAATAGTGACGGTCTACTGCCCATGGCAATTACAGGATTAACTGCAGGCTTTTATAAAGGTAACTGGAGTGGTTTATTTACTACCCTGGCAACTAATTCAAATAATAATATTCTGGCAACACCGAGTATTGTCACGTTGGATAATATGGAGGCTGAGTTTAATGTAGGTCAAGAGGTTCCTGTACTGACATCGACACAAACAACATCTACAGATAGGGTCTATAACTCAATCTCAAGGCAAAATGTTGGTGTCATGTTGAAAGTGAAACCACAGATAAACAAAGGTGATTCGGTTCTTCTTGAAATCCGACAGGAGGTATCAAGTATTGCTGACGGTTCTGACGTCACTGCTAATAATTTAGGCTCTATTTTTAACAAGAGAGTCGTTAATAATGCAGTTCTGGTAAAAAGTGGTGAGACGGTTGTTGTGGGTGGGCTATTAGATAAAAAGATAAATAAAACAGTAAATAAAGTTCCTATCTTGGGGGATATTCCTTTTATTGGTGGTTTTTTTAGGCAGAAAAAAGAGAAAATTGAAAAAAGTAACCTTATCTTATTCATTAAGCCAACAATACTCAGGGAAACAAATGACTATAACTTGGTGACCGCAGAGAAATACACTGAATATAATCATGGGAATACAAATAAGCCTTTTATAAATAGTGCTCTAAAGTATTATAAGGAGAGGGGGGGAGAAAAAAGAAATCATGATGATTTCAATAAACTTAAAAAGGATATAAGGGCATTTTACCGTGACGTAGGGATTGAGTTATGA
- a CDS encoding prepilin peptidase, which yields MIDTYSLVGFLFYTVVGLCIGSFLNVVIYRLPIMLSATAPKHRVVSRRIKDDSLKDNINLCFPKSFCPNCNSQLLIRYNIPVVSWLLLCGRSRCCHQRINPRYLIVELLTAILTLLVAFWAESDYSTVACLLLIWSLITLSFIDLDCYLLPDCITLPLLWIGLVFNINNVFCSLSSAVLGAVVGYVFLWLPYWLFKLFKGVEGMGYGDFKLMAAMGAWFGVSAIPMLILLSSSLGIIISMVISLLSKKKVKHIAFGPYICLASVAHLFLGEVISLF from the coding sequence ATGATTGATACTTATAGTCTGGTCGGTTTTTTATTTTATACTGTTGTTGGGCTATGCATAGGGAGTTTTTTGAATGTTGTTATCTATCGGCTACCAATTATGCTTTCTGCTACTGCACCCAAACATAGGGTCGTCAGTCGACGAATTAAGGATGATAGCCTCAAAGACAACATTAATTTATGTTTTCCAAAATCATTTTGCCCAAATTGCAATAGCCAGTTACTTATTAGGTACAATATCCCCGTAGTCAGTTGGTTATTATTATGTGGTAGATCCCGGTGCTGCCATCAGAGAATTAATCCTCGTTATCTAATTGTAGAGTTATTGACGGCTATTTTAACCTTACTTGTTGCCTTTTGGGCTGAAAGCGATTATTCAACAGTTGCCTGTTTACTTTTAATTTGGTCGCTGATTACGTTGTCTTTTATCGATCTTGATTGTTACTTACTTCCAGACTGTATTACATTGCCATTATTATGGATAGGACTTGTTTTTAATATAAATAATGTTTTTTGTTCTCTGTCATCTGCAGTGCTAGGTGCTGTAGTGGGTTATGTTTTTTTGTGGTTACCCTATTGGTTATTTAAGTTATTTAAGGGTGTCGAGGGAATGGGATATGGTGATTTTAAATTAATGGCAGCTATGGGAGCTTGGTTTGGTGTATCAGCAATACCCATGTTGATATTGTTATCCTCTAGTTTAGGTATCATTATCTCTATGGTGATTTCTCTCTTGTCAAAGAAGAAAGTAAAACACATCGCCTTTGGCCCTTATATTTGTCTGGCTAGTGTGGCTCATCTATTTCTAGGGGAGGTTATTAGCTTATTTTAA
- a CDS encoding DsbA family protein, protein MTPLTLHYIFDPLCGWCYGAAPLVQAAQSIPDLTLVLHGGGMMSGPNRRQIDSQWRGYVMPHDKRIAELTGQTFGKAYFNHLLNDTSAIMDSTPPIAAILAAEQLAGQGADMLHHIQQAHYVEGRRIADTSVLIELATDIGLSRTAFINAFSSAQTASTQYIADSRALLARVHGHGFPTFVLQDRQGKLSALPANEYYGDPIGWTKMLKSMLVH, encoded by the coding sequence ATGACCCCGCTAACTTTACATTACATTTTCGACCCTTTATGCGGTTGGTGCTATGGCGCAGCGCCATTGGTGCAAGCCGCACAAAGCATTCCTGATCTGACACTGGTACTGCACGGTGGTGGGATGATGTCTGGACCGAATCGTCGCCAGATAGATAGCCAATGGCGTGGTTATGTGATGCCTCATGACAAACGTATTGCCGAACTCACCGGACAAACGTTTGGTAAGGCTTATTTTAATCACTTGCTGAATGATACTTCAGCGATTATGGATTCCACGCCACCTATTGCCGCCATTTTAGCGGCTGAACAATTGGCCGGACAAGGCGCGGATATGCTCCATCACATCCAGCAAGCTCATTACGTAGAGGGCCGCCGTATCGCCGACACCTCGGTATTAATTGAACTTGCCACTGATATTGGGTTAAGCCGGACAGCATTTATCAACGCATTCAGTTCCGCCCAGACAGCATCGACTCAGTATATTGCTGATAGTCGCGCCTTACTGGCGAGGGTGCATGGACACGGCTTCCCAACCTTTGTGCTACAAGATAGGCAGGGAAAACTGTCCGCCCTACCCGCAAATGAATATTACGGTGATCCAATTGGATGGACCAAGATGCTGAAAAGCATGCTGGTGCACTAA
- a CDS encoding general secretion pathway protein GspC yields the protein MLSFFKKIVITPSQTLFSNKINLLDVLLILLILYCLGMLINAVSSQNEMPVPILYKGYNGENDKVKNKEIMIKEIKRLKLFSKGIKDNIQKNNVTNDIANAPLYMGRLKLVGILEHADESKSIAIIDSGVAQETYFTHDRVAGTNSVIIVKILKDKVIISDDEVYYSLVILE from the coding sequence TCATTTTTTAAGAAGATAGTTATAACACCCAGCCAAACTCTGTTTAGTAATAAAATAAATTTGCTAGATGTGCTCTTAATCTTACTTATTTTATATTGCCTCGGAATGCTTATTAATGCAGTGTCAAGTCAAAATGAAATGCCAGTTCCAATATTATATAAAGGTTACAATGGTGAGAATGATAAGGTAAAAAATAAAGAAATAATGATAAAAGAGATCAAAAGGTTAAAGTTATTTAGCAAGGGCATTAAAGATAACATACAAAAAAACAATGTTACTAACGATATAGCTAATGCTCCTTTGTATATGGGGAGGCTGAAACTGGTTGGTATACTCGAACATGCAGACGAGTCAAAATCTATCGCCATAATAGACTCTGGCGTGGCACAAGAAACCTACTTTACTCATGATAGAGTAGCCGGTACTAATAGTGTTATTATTGTAAAAATACTTAAGGATAAAGTAATTATTAGTGATGATGAGGTTTATTATTCACTGGTTATATTGGAGTGA
- the gspG gene encoding type II secretion system protein GspG, with product MKETKSDGFTLLEIMVVIMILGVLASLTIPSLMSNKNRADRQKTLSDIVALENALDMYKLDNGHYPTELQGIHSLVVKPTEVPIPRIYPQYGYIRRLPQDPWGNAYQMSNPGKNGEIDIFSAGPDREIGSEDDIGNWSVSS from the coding sequence ATGAAGGAGACGAAATCGGATGGATTTACATTGCTGGAAATTATGGTGGTTATCATGATTTTGGGTGTTTTGGCTAGCTTAACGATACCCAGTCTGATGTCTAATAAAAACCGAGCTGACCGGCAAAAGACATTAAGCGATATTGTTGCTTTAGAAAATGCATTGGACATGTATAAGTTGGATAATGGCCATTACCCTACAGAGTTACAAGGTATTCATTCATTGGTTGTCAAACCAACAGAGGTACCCATCCCGAGAATTTATCCTCAATATGGTTATATTCGGCGATTACCGCAAGATCCGTGGGGAAACGCTTACCAAATGAGTAATCCCGGAAAGAATGGAGAGATAGATATATTTTCTGCAGGACCGGATAGAGAAATAGGTAGTGAAGATGATATTGGCAACTGGAGTGTATCATCATAA
- a CDS encoding HAMP domain-containing protein translates to MLYHIRLFVIRLLSHVKGLGPISDGKIGILFGLILVISLFSLLQLFSIGYLSHILDSTTVNVEKTHYSHQQEVLMDRARMELLIASDKFNRAGIYYMEDKETGSEGSWHSLLNEALQSMQQSQQNYRELLLLSVHDKRPEFIALKESYQQLYQGLTELGQGLSKNSNIDRFFEVPIQGFQSDFTEKYYHYLQQSESNRAVMDSQLLSSLSSAKQGVITALAVLLCLAFSVWLGVTRLIIRPLNDLISHINIIAAGDLSRQITYSSFTSREARQLADSICQMQQGLIVLVSQVRAGAEIILTGVNQIAADSHRLAEQTQSQAQSLAATTQSMYQLTTRVKQNTMSADQANLLANETGVIAREGGEMMSSVVVSMADISAGSQEITAIITLIESVAFQTNILALNAAIEAAHAGEHGRGFSVVAREVGLLAHQSGNSALNIKRLIHNSSSSISTGSGLVARSGDNLRAIIDAVKKVTDLMAEISAASHDQSQGIEGITTQVGMINEVTKLNAELAQQSTGASEVLQKQAFQLNQSVARFCLPTTGRSAQGCYEAAPANF, encoded by the coding sequence ATGTTATATCACATCAGGTTGTTTGTTATAAGGCTTCTCTCGCATGTTAAAGGATTAGGCCCAATCTCCGATGGAAAAATCGGTATATTGTTTGGTCTAATACTCGTTATTAGCCTTTTCTCCTTATTGCAGTTATTTTCCATCGGGTATTTATCTCATATATTGGATAGTACCACCGTTAATGTTGAAAAAACGCACTATAGCCATCAGCAAGAAGTGTTGATGGATCGCGCCAGAATGGAGCTATTAATTGCTAGCGACAAATTCAATCGGGCCGGTATCTATTATATGGAGGACAAAGAGACCGGTTCTGAGGGGAGCTGGCATAGTCTTTTGAATGAAGCACTGCAATCTATGCAGCAGTCACAGCAAAATTATCGTGAGTTATTACTTCTTTCTGTTCACGATAAACGACCAGAATTCATTGCATTAAAGGAAAGTTATCAGCAGTTATATCAAGGTTTGACTGAGCTTGGGCAGGGGTTGTCAAAGAACAGTAATATTGATCGGTTTTTTGAAGTCCCGATACAAGGCTTTCAAAGTGATTTTACCGAAAAGTATTACCACTATTTGCAGCAAAGTGAGAGTAATCGGGCTGTAATGGATAGCCAGCTATTATCGTCCTTATCGTCAGCAAAGCAGGGGGTTATTACAGCATTGGCGGTATTGCTGTGCCTTGCCTTTTCGGTTTGGCTCGGTGTTACACGCTTAATTATCCGGCCACTTAATGACCTTATTTCCCATATTAACATTATTGCCGCCGGTGATTTATCACGCCAGATTACATATTCATCGTTTACCAGCCGCGAGGCTCGTCAATTGGCTGATAGCATATGCCAAATGCAACAAGGCTTAATTGTCTTGGTGAGTCAGGTTCGCGCAGGTGCAGAAATCATCCTGACAGGTGTTAATCAAATCGCCGCAGATAGCCATCGTCTTGCTGAGCAAACACAGTCGCAAGCACAATCACTGGCCGCAACAACACAAAGCATGTATCAGCTCACTACCCGGGTAAAACAGAACACGATGAGTGCCGATCAAGCCAATCTTCTGGCTAATGAAACCGGCGTTATCGCCCGTGAAGGCGGGGAAATGATGTCTAGCGTCGTGGTATCAATGGCTGATATTTCTGCCGGTTCGCAGGAAATAACGGCAATTATTACGCTCATCGAATCGGTGGCTTTTCAGACCAATATTTTAGCATTAAATGCTGCCATTGAAGCAGCGCACGCCGGTGAGCATGGGCGCGGTTTCTCCGTTGTAGCACGAGAGGTTGGCTTGTTGGCACATCAAAGTGGCAATTCCGCGCTGAATATTAAGCGGCTTATTCATAATTCATCCAGCTCTATCTCCACAGGGAGCGGTTTGGTAGCGCGGTCAGGTGATAACTTACGGGCTATTATTGATGCAGTTAAAAAGGTGACTGATTTGATGGCGGAAATATCTGCTGCATCACACGATCAGAGTCAAGGTATTGAGGGGATAACCACACAAGTGGGGATGATTAATGAAGTGACAAAATTGAATGCTGAGTTAGCCCAGCAATCCACCGGTGCATCGGAGGTATTACAAAAACAAGCATTCCAGCTCAATCAATCTGTTGCTCGTTTTTGTTTACCGACTACTGGGCGGTCGGCTCAAGGTTGTTATGAAGCGGCCCCTGCCAACTTTTAG
- the gspI gene encoding type II secretion system protein GspI: MRYYTGFTLLEVMISLAIFAIAGISIMKNISEQLILTKALEDKMASSWVADNVLAEIKIMNVTQSGDLAKGRHFMLNQFWYWQTKEVYNHSKGYHEVIVEIRSQENSEHPNYIVQRHRITND; this comes from the coding sequence TTGCGATATTATACAGGTTTTACATTGTTAGAGGTTATGATCTCATTAGCTATTTTTGCTATTGCGGGTATCAGCATTATGAAAAATATTAGTGAACAATTAATTTTGACCAAAGCGTTAGAAGATAAGATGGCATCTTCTTGGGTTGCAGATAACGTTTTAGCTGAAATTAAAATAATGAATGTTACACAAAGCGGAGATTTGGCGAAGGGACGTCATTTTATGCTTAACCAATTTTGGTATTGGCAAACGAAGGAAGTATATAATCATAGTAAAGGATATCATGAAGTTATCGTTGAAATTCGTAGTCAGGAAAATAGCGAACATCCTAATTATATAGTACAAAGACACCGGATTACTAATGACTAA
- the gspJ gene encoding type II secretion system protein GspJ: MTKRLSYGFTLLEVLLAVIIFTMMSLTIYQAVIVIAKGSAAASSKAKILYRIYQVIEKLQDDISHAITYQNFISNDYQGVSFQIGKGLLGSDDFGVYFLLNNNDNLKYDFDYMPESIGYRLKNKVLQKLSYTKIGCIEDPEYKILDAIDGVSAFRMQIYHERKWLNEWRSDVVLPHAVEFTIELGGIGMVRRVIILLNSGVL, from the coding sequence ATGACTAAACGTTTATCTTATGGCTTTACATTGTTAGAGGTACTACTTGCTGTTATTATTTTTACCATGATGAGTTTAACTATCTATCAGGCTGTTATTGTTATTGCGAAAGGAAGTGCCGCCGCGAGTAGTAAGGCAAAAATATTATATAGAATATACCAAGTAATAGAAAAACTTCAAGATGATATATCTCACGCGATAACATATCAAAATTTTATTTCAAATGATTACCAAGGCGTTTCCTTCCAAATAGGGAAGGGGCTTTTGGGAAGTGATGATTTTGGGGTTTATTTCTTACTAAATAATAATGATAATTTAAAATACGATTTTGACTATATGCCAGAAAGTATAGGCTATAGGTTGAAAAATAAAGTTTTACAAAAATTATCTTATACTAAAATTGGTTGCATAGAAGATCCGGAATACAAGATTTTAGATGCTATAGATGGAGTCTCAGCATTTAGAATGCAGATATATCATGAAAGAAAATGGCTAAATGAGTGGCGGAGCGACGTTGTCTTACCTCACGCCGTTGAATTTACCATAGAATTGGGAGGTATTGGCATGGTAAGACGAGTTATTATTTTATTGAATAGTGGAGTTTTATAA
- a CDS encoding type II secretion system protein F, whose product MPVFKYVAINNNGVKIKGNIDAESMLAARNIIYQRRWYLLKINIIKLNYFTRVMKYFNTVNNDDLVLVTRQMSTLVNAAIPLDEVLAIIEKQNKMNVMNSIIYDIRMKIIEGYSFSDSLSNFSNVFNPLYRSMITAGELSGHLGMVLSRLADHIEQAQKVKRKLGQTLIYPIILILMSLSVIIILLSVVVPNIVEQFYLESNALPFSTQVLMTVSNVIKNNILTILMLISSVLIVINRILKIKKVNKLFEYYYLKIPLVGEVIIRLNISRYLRTLTILNGNNVDLIQAIKISNSALTNEYIKSQLKSTAKLINEGSSLSSSLTISRVFSPMIIHMIASGERTGTLDVMLEKVTAVQEDELMVKINIFITILEPAIMIFMAAFIFFIVLSIFQPILQINSLIS is encoded by the coding sequence ATGCCTGTATTTAAATATGTCGCTATCAATAATAACGGAGTGAAAATAAAAGGTAATATTGATGCCGAAAGTATGTTGGCTGCCAGGAATATTATCTATCAAAGAAGATGGTATTTATTAAAGATTAATATCATAAAATTAAATTATTTTACAAGAGTAATGAAGTACTTTAACACTGTTAATAATGATGATCTTGTGTTAGTTACTCGACAAATGTCGACATTAGTGAATGCAGCAATACCATTAGACGAAGTATTGGCAATTATCGAGAAGCAAAATAAAATGAATGTAATGAATAGTATAATATATGACATAAGGATGAAGATTATAGAAGGCTATTCATTTTCAGATTCACTTTCAAATTTTTCAAATGTTTTTAATCCATTATATAGGTCAATGATCACTGCTGGTGAACTATCGGGGCATTTAGGTATGGTGTTGTCTCGACTTGCAGACCATATAGAACAAGCGCAGAAAGTGAAACGAAAACTTGGACAAACACTTATATATCCGATTATTCTAATTTTAATGTCTCTCAGTGTGATTATTATCCTTTTATCGGTAGTTGTCCCTAATATAGTAGAGCAGTTTTACTTAGAGAGTAATGCATTGCCTTTTTCTACACAAGTTCTCATGACAGTTAGCAACGTGATAAAAAATAACATATTGACTATTTTAATGTTAATTTCTTCTGTGTTAATTGTAATTAATAGAATATTGAAAATAAAGAAGGTAAATAAACTCTTTGAATATTATTATTTGAAGATCCCTCTGGTTGGAGAGGTGATTATTAGGTTGAACATATCCCGTTATTTAAGAACATTAACTATTTTAAACGGCAATAACGTTGATTTAATCCAGGCAATAAAAATAAGCAACTCTGCATTGACAAATGAATATATTAAATCACAGTTAAAAAGCACCGCTAAGTTAATTAACGAAGGCAGTAGTCTATCGTCTTCTTTAACTATTAGCCGAGTATTCTCACCTATGATAATACATATGATTGCATCAGGTGAACGAACTGGGACATTGGATGTTATGTTGGAAAAAGTGACTGCTGTCCAAGAAGATGAACTGATGGTTAAGATAAATATATTTATAACAATACTAGAGCCAGCAATAATGATTTTCATGGCTGCATTTATCTTTTTTATTGTTTTGTCAATATTTCAACCAATATTGCAGATTAACAGCCTAATTTCATAA